A single region of the Nitrososphaerota archaeon genome encodes:
- a CDS encoding GH3 auxin-responsive promoter family protein — protein sequence MSDFSIFLKPFVDPWYQSIANPKQAQESLLPRLVQGYAKTEYGEKHRAGDVASIQDFQAAFPITSYRDIAPYLDEVRNNRYSALLPEPVVCWVMTRGTTGASKFIPTTETHLSQIRSIGARAIINFALKTGNFEALQGAVLNLNFPSQVGSMQTSGGESTYGYSSGTYARLNPGLGSARLVPKQEEIDALGGGVTKKDWENRFELVYQKAKDSDIKSVMGVAPVITSFARYVKRRHHQLPKDLWRLQSFFCTSVAKIQTDYAPRLRYLYGEAPMVEMYTATEGVFAQQLDDKPYVSPNYDAYLFEVKTRSGVKMLHEMRPGEWGRIVISSVLFPRYDIGDLVESMGKGYFRIFGRAKRLVILEHILFTVAAGRFP from the coding sequence TTGAGCGATTTCTCCATCTTCCTTAAACCCTTCGTGGACCCTTGGTATCAATCAATCGCTAATCCTAAACAAGCACAGGAGTCTTTACTACCGAGGCTTGTTCAAGGGTACGCGAAGACCGAGTATGGCGAAAAGCACCGAGCCGGAGATGTCGCATCCATACAGGATTTTCAGGCCGCTTTCCCGATAACCAGCTACCGTGATATTGCACCCTATCTCGATGAAGTCCGGAACAACCGCTACTCAGCCCTTTTACCTGAGCCCGTTGTATGCTGGGTGATGACCAGAGGCACAACCGGTGCATCAAAGTTTATCCCAACCACAGAAACCCATCTCTCACAGATACGATCGATAGGTGCTCGAGCAATAATCAACTTCGCGTTGAAAACAGGCAATTTCGAAGCTTTGCAGGGTGCGGTTCTGAACCTAAACTTCCCATCACAGGTAGGTTCGATGCAGACAAGCGGAGGCGAATCAACCTACGGTTACAGCTCCGGTACGTATGCGCGGCTAAACCCTGGGCTCGGCTCCGCTAGACTTGTCCCGAAGCAGGAGGAGATAGATGCTCTAGGCGGAGGGGTTACGAAGAAGGATTGGGAGAACCGGTTCGAGCTGGTGTACCAGAAGGCGAAGGACTCTGATATCAAGAGCGTAATGGGGGTAGCCCCTGTGATTACCTCATTCGCTCGATATGTGAAAAGAAGACATCACCAGCTGCCCAAGGATCTCTGGCGGCTTCAAAGTTTCTTCTGCACCAGCGTCGCGAAAATCCAGACCGATTATGCCCCTAGACTCCGGTATCTCTACGGCGAAGCCCCGATGGTGGAGATGTACACCGCGACTGAAGGCGTCTTCGCTCAACAGCTTGATGATAAGCCGTATGTCTCCCCCAACTACGACGCCTATCTCTTTGAAGTGAAAACTAGAAGCGGAGTCAAGATGCTTCATGAGATGAGGCCGGGTGAGTGGGGCAGAATCGTTATTTCATCAGTATTGTTCCCAAGGTACGATATCGGTGACCTGGTCGAGTCGATGGGGAAAGGCTACTTCCGGATTTTCGGTCGAGCCAAGCGGCTAGTCATCCTTGAGCACATTCTATTCACCGTTGCAGCTGGAAGGTTTCCCTAA
- a CDS encoding zinc ribbon domain-containing protein yields MSEEAKRCRECGAIIPTDAKFCPSCGAAVAPQPIPPAAAAPPPRREYRGEKQEKGEKREKEEKDEKAEKKGGDRTGAVTGGLVLIWLGISFYLAQTRVISWSVWWAYFLTGLGVIIIVNGLIRYSEYRYNPTGAFIGGAVMIVIGLTVLMGVRDFWQDFWPVILIIIGAVVIISGLTARSRAQRP; encoded by the coding sequence ATGTCCGAAGAGGCTAAGCGTTGCAGAGAGTGTGGAGCTATTATCCCTACAGATGCAAAGTTTTGTCCTAGCTGCGGAGCAGCAGTTGCTCCGCAACCGATACCGCCAGCCGCTGCCGCCCCACCGCCTCGTAGAGAGTATCGTGGAGAGAAGCAAGAGAAAGGTGAGAAGAGAGAGAAAGAAGAGAAAGATGAGAAGGCAGAGAAGAAAGGCGGTGATCGTACAGGAGCAGTCACCGGAGGGCTTGTCCTGATATGGCTAGGTATCTCATTTTACCTTGCTCAAACCCGTGTAATATCTTGGTCAGTGTGGTGGGCTTACTTCCTCACAGGGCTGGGAGTAATCATCATTGTTAACGGATTGATTCGATACTCAGAATACCGGTATAATCCTACAGGCGCGTTCATCGGAGGTGCGGTGATGATAGTTATCGGCTTAACCGTTTTAATGGGTGTCAGAGACTTTTGGCAAGACTTTTGGCCCGTTATCCTAATCATCATCGGCGCCGTCGTCATCATCTCAGGATTAACGGCTCGAAGCCGGGCTCAGAGACCTTAG
- a CDS encoding DUF4097 domain-containing protein, translating to MSYYFSPLRLIAGVVFILAGVFAYYGFRTIFALPVVLIVAGGALVLVVLTKHRPGGGDIALLVFALLVFGVVTSGPISTLPQETVTYSASRSQVNVNQVALKADASFGGVRILFSDNESLAYRVEFSRSTAFPFFRGNEPGFSFSNQTKGGTLMLNVSSTDAEIYVILGPHYTTSIDASTGTGSISLTAPRTERIENVVLKTGTGSINANMAAQGIKLLSLSAGTGSVHLKSGYLAASGTDVPFAVSTGTGSVSVDVNIPRSTSAALTATTDLGTVSHSLQGFTIAHSSNNRLDATTEDTTRQENSFRIRISTGTGSIDLKAARLAQTQL from the coding sequence ATGAGTTACTACTTTTCGCCGCTTAGGTTGATCGCCGGCGTTGTCTTCATCTTAGCCGGGGTATTCGCTTACTACGGTTTCAGAACTATTTTCGCCTTACCTGTTGTTCTGATAGTAGCTGGAGGTGCGCTCGTTCTCGTTGTGTTAACTAAGCACAGACCCGGCGGCGGAGACATTGCGCTACTAGTATTTGCTCTACTGGTCTTCGGCGTAGTCACCTCTGGTCCAATCTCAACTTTGCCACAGGAGACGGTAACCTACTCAGCTTCACGGAGCCAAGTCAATGTCAATCAAGTGGCTTTGAAGGCGGATGCTAGCTTCGGAGGGGTTAGAATATTATTCTCGGATAATGAAAGCTTAGCTTACCGTGTAGAATTTTCTAGATCAACTGCGTTTCCTTTCTTCCGAGGAAACGAACCTGGTTTCAGCTTCAGCAACCAGACTAAGGGCGGCACTCTTATGCTGAACGTAAGCTCCACTGATGCGGAAATCTATGTGATCTTGGGCCCGCACTACACCACCAGCATAGATGCATCAACAGGCACGGGGAGCATCAGTTTAACGGCGCCTAGAACCGAGCGTATAGAGAATGTTGTTCTTAAAACCGGTACTGGAAGTATCAACGCAAACATGGCTGCTCAAGGCATCAAACTGCTCTCCTTAAGCGCTGGTACAGGTAGCGTCCATCTGAAGTCCGGTTATTTAGCCGCGTCTGGAACAGATGTTCCATTCGCCGTTTCAACAGGAACCGGCAGCGTGAGCGTTGACGTGAACATCCCTCGCTCAACCTCCGCGGCTTTAACGGCCACCACAGATCTTGGAACTGTAAGTCACAGCCTCCAAGGCTTCACCATCGCGCATAGCAGCAACAACCGGCTGGATGCAACCACTGAAGACACAACTAGGCAGGAGAACTCCTTCAGAATCAGAATCTCCACAGGAACCGGATCTATCGATCTCAAAGCGGCGCGGTTAGCTCAGACACAGCTTTAG
- a CDS encoding IscS subfamily cysteine desulfurase, which translates to MDYAATTPLDPRVFEVMKPYFTQVYGNAESVNTFGLEARGAVEESRKKLAEAMNADFNEVIFTGNATEANNMVVKGHAFHEGKERTHIAISTIEHSCVLKATKWLEEKGYRVTYLPVDNSGSLDMERLEEALRNGVTLVSVIHGSNEIGTIQPIDKIGSLCREHGVLFHTDAAQTFGKIPVDVKSMNIDLMTVNAHKLYGPKGVGALFIRRGVELDPLLHGGEHEFGLRAGTHNVPSIVGFAKAVELRAAEMAEEAERLSRLRDRLIKGILEIEDTRLNGHPVKRLPNNVNICFKYVEGESLVLQLDTEGIAASSGSACSSRSEEASHVLKAIGVNPVDAKGSLRLSLGKYNTDEDVDYVLKVLPRIVKQLRRISPLSPSRVRAN; encoded by the coding sequence ATGGATTATGCGGCTACTACGCCGCTGGACCCCCGAGTATTTGAGGTGATGAAGCCATATTTTACACAGGTCTACGGTAACGCTGAGTCCGTTAACACATTCGGGCTTGAGGCACGCGGCGCCGTTGAGGAGTCGAGGAAGAAGTTAGCTGAGGCGATGAACGCCGATTTCAACGAGGTGATATTCACAGGCAATGCGACTGAAGCTAACAACATGGTTGTAAAGGGACATGCCTTCCATGAGGGAAAAGAGAGGACTCACATAGCTATTTCGACGATTGAGCATAGCTGTGTTTTGAAGGCAACTAAATGGTTAGAGGAAAAGGGCTACAGGGTCACCTATCTCCCGGTTGACAATTCAGGTAGCCTAGACATGGAGAGGCTTGAAGAAGCGCTTCGAAACGGTGTCACACTGGTATCTGTGATTCATGGAAGCAATGAGATTGGCACAATTCAGCCGATAGACAAGATAGGCAGTTTATGCCGTGAACACGGCGTTCTCTTCCACACTGATGCTGCTCAAACTTTCGGTAAGATCCCGGTTGACGTGAAGTCGATGAACATTGATTTGATGACTGTGAATGCTCACAAGCTTTATGGTCCCAAGGGTGTCGGAGCATTATTCATTCGTCGCGGGGTGGAGTTGGATCCGCTGCTTCACGGTGGCGAGCATGAGTTTGGCCTGAGAGCTGGAACCCATAATGTTCCAAGCATCGTCGGCTTCGCTAAGGCTGTTGAGCTACGTGCCGCGGAGATGGCTGAGGAAGCGGAGAGGCTGAGTAGGCTACGCGACCGGTTGATCAAGGGTATTCTTGAGATTGAGGATACGCGGCTTAATGGTCATCCGGTGAAACGGCTCCCCAACAACGTTAACATCTGCTTCAAATATGTGGAGGGCGAGTCGCTCGTTCTTCAGCTTGACACTGAAGGGATTGCGGCTTCAAGCGGATCTGCCTGCTCCTCTCGATCTGAGGAGGCGAGCCACGTTCTCAAAGCAATCGGAGTAAATCCTGTTGACGCTAAGGGAAGCCTTAGGCTCTCTCTAGGCAAGTATAACACAGATGAGGATGTGGATTACGTTCTCAAGGTTCTGCCCCGTATTGTGAAGCAGCTGAGACGCATCTCACCGCTTTCACCCAGCAGAGTTCGAGCGAATTAG
- a CDS encoding phospholipase D family protein, giving the protein MDAKTFVAVIVVAVLAAAIGYSTGLTSTGGSQVAATTTSTVTTTVPGGAGASVIETTTVTKNTTATVTVTSKTVLGINPWEVYFSPGGGAANHLIYWIDRSNKSVCAMIYSFTNDDVAAAFIRAKQRGVAIKISMDKQEHTVKGSEYQTLLNSSIPIRVDERSGLMHNKVAVIDGKIVITGSYNWSNAAEERNRENLIIIQDPALAATYQNNCEAVWNASTP; this is encoded by the coding sequence GTGGACGCTAAAACTTTCGTCGCCGTAATTGTTGTGGCTGTTTTGGCCGCGGCAATCGGCTATAGTACGGGGCTTACATCAACTGGTGGATCGCAAGTAGCCGCCACGACTACAAGCACAGTTACCACTACTGTGCCAGGCGGCGCAGGCGCATCAGTTATCGAGACCACGACGGTCACAAAGAACACTACAGCTACAGTAACGGTGACCAGTAAAACAGTTCTCGGGATTAATCCTTGGGAGGTCTACTTCTCCCCGGGCGGCGGAGCAGCCAACCACCTGATCTACTGGATTGATCGGAGCAACAAATCGGTCTGCGCCATGATTTACAGCTTCACGAATGATGACGTAGCTGCTGCGTTCATCCGCGCTAAACAGAGAGGCGTTGCCATCAAAATCTCGATGGATAAGCAGGAGCACACAGTTAAAGGCAGCGAGTATCAGACCCTTCTAAACAGCAGTATTCCAATACGGGTGGATGAGCGGAGCGGTCTCATGCATAACAAGGTCGCGGTCATCGATGGAAAAATCGTGATCACCGGTTCTTACAACTGGAGCAACGCTGCAGAGGAGCGCAACCGCGAGAACCTCATAATCATACAAGATCCAGCGTTAGCCGCCACTTATCAAAACAACTGCGAAGCAGTCTGGAACGCCTCTACCCCATAA
- a CDS encoding GIY-YIG nuclease family protein produces MNHIHRNYPATKSVGVYTLVLQVKRHLSLSIGSLGRVNLVAGRYLYTGSALGPGGLDSRLARHLRKEKRVFWHIDYLTVDPCVDVSALVRSDCITRAECRVNKMLQSRLAAECTVPGFGSSDCGECLSHLLLAKDSEFGALTKKIMDVYSEVGLNPSRKVFSN; encoded by the coding sequence ATGAATCACATCCACCGCAACTATCCTGCAACTAAGAGCGTTGGCGTCTACACCCTTGTTCTTCAAGTCAAGAGGCATCTCTCCTTAAGCATCGGATCCCTAGGCCGAGTAAACTTGGTTGCTGGTCGGTACCTCTACACTGGATCAGCATTGGGCCCAGGCGGGCTTGATAGTCGGCTTGCCCGACACCTCAGGAAGGAGAAGCGGGTCTTCTGGCATATTGATTATCTCACTGTTGATCCGTGTGTAGATGTATCTGCGCTAGTTAGATCTGATTGCATTACTAGGGCTGAGTGCCGTGTGAATAAGATGCTGCAGTCTCGGCTCGCTGCAGAGTGCACTGTTCCCGGGTTCGGTTCTAGTGACTGCGGTGAATGCCTAAGTCATCTTCTCTTGGCTAAAGATTCCGAATTTGGTGCTTTGACTAAAAAGATAATGGATGTGTATTCAGAGGTTGGTTTGAACCCTAGCCGCAAGGTCTTTTCAAACTAG
- a CDS encoding hemerythrin domain-containing protein has product MTELDAIKAMSDDHKIVRDTLLEMVDTIKKKDVTKAFELLINLDKIGGPHFRAEEETMYPELKKFFGDQYYEKLLTEHDSVINAAKKVAETLGKGSLTDKDVQQLIKIIQNEIMPHPITCSGLEILMERLSPAELKTISKSLVSARKADVPLLEWADSIRARKA; this is encoded by the coding sequence ATGACCGAGTTAGACGCGATAAAGGCGATGAGCGATGACCACAAAATAGTCCGAGACACCCTGCTTGAAATGGTGGACACAATCAAAAAGAAGGATGTCACGAAAGCCTTTGAACTACTCATCAACCTCGATAAAATAGGTGGTCCTCACTTCCGCGCAGAAGAAGAAACAATGTATCCTGAGCTGAAAAAGTTCTTCGGCGACCAGTACTACGAAAAGCTTCTAACAGAACATGACTCTGTAATCAATGCCGCGAAAAAGGTAGCCGAAACACTAGGAAAAGGCTCATTAACCGATAAAGATGTACAGCAACTCATCAAAATCATCCAAAACGAGATTATGCCGCACCCCATCACCTGCAGCGGATTAGAAATCCTGATGGAGCGCCTCTCACCCGCAGAACTGAAAACAATATCCAAGAGCCTAGTATCAGCAAGAAAAGCCGACGTACCGCTACTAGAATGGGCTGACAGCATAAGAGCCCGCAAAGCCTAA
- a CDS encoding aldo/keto reductase yields MEYKELGRTGVQVPVLGQGTYGYGFSFGRSFSNGVAALRRGIDLGMTLIDTAESYGAGRSEEIVGEAIKGQRDRVFLATKVSPENLSYERLLRSAEKSLQRLGTKFLDLYQIHSPNPWVPIQDTMGAMEHLVSEGKIRYVGVSNFSVKETREAQQALSETKLASNQVEYSLVERSIEQGLLQYCQREKITVIAYTPIARGYIMQGELGQRPREIGGRYGKSPMQVALNWLISKKGVIAIPKAVRIEHVEENVGAVGWHLDEEIELPV; encoded by the coding sequence GTGGAGTATAAGGAACTAGGCCGAACCGGGGTGCAGGTTCCAGTTCTAGGTCAAGGCACCTACGGATATGGTTTTAGCTTCGGCAGATCATTCTCTAACGGCGTAGCAGCGCTTAGACGCGGGATAGATCTCGGTATGACTCTCATCGACACCGCCGAGTCTTATGGGGCGGGACGTTCCGAGGAGATCGTCGGCGAAGCTATCAAGGGTCAACGAGACCGAGTCTTCCTAGCCACAAAGGTTAGCCCAGAGAACCTGTCCTACGAACGACTGCTACGCTCAGCCGAGAAAAGTCTCCAGCGGCTAGGCACAAAATTTCTTGATCTCTACCAAATCCACTCCCCGAACCCTTGGGTACCTATTCAGGATACTATGGGAGCGATGGAGCATCTGGTCAGCGAAGGCAAGATCCGGTATGTAGGTGTTAGCAACTTTTCTGTAAAGGAAACCCGTGAAGCGCAGCAAGCATTGTCTGAAACTAAATTGGCTTCGAACCAGGTTGAGTATAGCCTCGTGGAGCGAAGTATAGAGCAGGGTCTTCTGCAGTACTGTCAGCGGGAGAAGATAACTGTCATAGCCTATACGCCGATAGCTAGAGGTTACATCATGCAAGGCGAACTCGGGCAGAGGCCGCGTGAGATCGGAGGCAGGTACGGTAAATCGCCGATGCAGGTCGCGTTGAATTGGCTCATTTCTAAGAAGGGTGTTATAGCTATTCCCAAGGCTGTTCGCATAGAGCATGTTGAGGAGAATGTTGGGGCAGTTGGGTGGCATCTTGACGAGGAGATTGAACTGCCGGTGTAG
- a CDS encoding ATP-binding cassette domain-containing protein: MSIIKTVNLSKRYGALNAVDGLNLEIEEGEIFGLLGPNGAGKTTTIHMLATLLRPSSGTASVNGFDIEKQAGDVRRSIGLVFQEPSSDDILTGYENLRLHAMLYGVPWSVARGRMEDLLKIVDLSERRNDLVRTYSGGMRRRLELARGLLHRPKVLFLDEPTLGLDPQSRVNIWGYIKRMVSEEHVTVILTTHYMEEADMLCDRVGIIDSGRIVILDSPGQLKKVVGGDIIRLRIQRPKLDELSGLKYVKSVDVKEDVVTLMVEDAGRHLQQILGLIGDVESVEMRSPTLNDVFLHYTGREIRETAPEGGFYERVATVRSGR; this comes from the coding sequence TTGAGCATTATTAAGACGGTAAATCTAAGCAAAAGGTACGGCGCGTTAAATGCCGTGGATGGGTTAAACCTTGAGATTGAAGAGGGTGAAATCTTCGGTCTCCTCGGCCCGAACGGCGCAGGTAAAACAACAACCATCCACATGCTCGCTACGCTTCTCAGACCCTCCTCTGGAACCGCGTCGGTGAACGGCTTCGACATCGAGAAGCAGGCTGGTGACGTGAGGCGATCCATTGGTCTTGTCTTTCAGGAGCCTAGCTCCGACGATATTTTGACCGGTTACGAGAATCTTCGTCTCCACGCTATGTTGTACGGGGTTCCATGGAGCGTAGCGAGGGGGCGGATGGAGGATCTTCTGAAGATAGTCGATCTTTCTGAGCGGCGCAATGATCTTGTTAGAACCTATTCAGGTGGGATGCGGCGAAGACTTGAGTTGGCTCGAGGCTTGCTTCACAGGCCTAAAGTTTTGTTCCTTGATGAGCCGACTCTTGGGCTCGATCCGCAGAGTCGTGTGAACATCTGGGGCTACATTAAACGTATGGTGTCTGAGGAGCATGTTACAGTCATCTTGACCACTCACTACATGGAGGAGGCGGATATGCTGTGCGACCGCGTTGGTATCATTGACTCCGGTCGAATTGTGATACTGGATTCACCGGGTCAGCTGAAGAAGGTGGTAGGCGGCGACATTATCCGGCTGAGGATTCAGCGCCCGAAGCTGGATGAGCTAAGCGGCCTGAAATATGTGAAAAGTGTAGATGTTAAGGAGGATGTTGTCACGTTGATGGTTGAGGATGCAGGTCGCCATCTGCAACAGATACTTGGACTCATCGGGGACGTGGAGTCTGTTGAAATGAGGTCACCGACGCTTAATGATGTCTTTCTGCACTATACTGGACGAGAGATCAGGGAGACTGCTCCTGAAGGCGGGTTTTACGAACGCGTAGCAACAGTCAGATCCGGCAGGTAG
- a CDS encoding ABC transporter permease — protein sequence MSEFSGLLAIWYREFKVFTREKARVISSVMNPLLFLVIFGAGLGSSVKVQDVTYQTFIYPGIISMAMLFTSIFYGVYIVWDKMIDFLKEVLVAPLSRTTIFLGKVLGGVTEAMIQGSILLIIGLLIGVKINPWGLPATLLTMFITAVGLVGIGLLLGSLMERPEGFQLISSFIVFPLFLLSGALFPIENLPAWLAPFTYADPLTYCVDALRSILLGTSRFPVLFDLAILVLFALGTTVLGNLSFKRMKL from the coding sequence TTGAGCGAGTTTAGCGGCCTATTGGCGATCTGGTACCGTGAGTTCAAGGTTTTTACACGTGAGAAGGCGCGTGTAATCTCCTCTGTTATGAATCCTCTGCTCTTTCTAGTTATCTTCGGGGCAGGTCTCGGGTCGAGTGTGAAGGTGCAGGATGTGACTTATCAGACATTCATCTACCCTGGGATCATTTCGATGGCGATGCTTTTCACTTCAATATTCTACGGTGTCTACATCGTGTGGGATAAAATGATAGATTTCTTGAAGGAGGTGCTTGTGGCGCCTCTGTCAAGAACAACTATCTTCCTCGGTAAGGTTCTCGGAGGCGTAACTGAAGCGATGATTCAAGGCTCAATTCTTCTCATAATTGGGCTTCTCATCGGCGTCAAGATTAACCCGTGGGGTCTACCCGCGACGCTCTTAACAATGTTCATTACCGCAGTTGGGCTGGTCGGCATCGGGCTGCTTCTAGGTTCACTTATGGAGCGGCCTGAAGGCTTCCAACTCATCAGTAGCTTCATCGTCTTCCCCCTCTTCCTTCTCTCAGGTGCCCTGTTCCCCATAGAGAATCTACCAGCTTGGTTGGCTCCGTTCACATATGCTGATCCATTAACCTACTGTGTCGACGCGTTACGCAGCATTCTTCTGGGCACAAGTAGATTCCCAGTGCTCTTCGACCTAGCAATCCTGGTGCTCTTCGCCCTCGGAACCACTGTCCTTGGTAACCTCTCCTTCAAACGCATGAAGCTCTAA
- a CDS encoding DUF4430 domain-containing protein — protein sequence MSERSWKMTSFLLLAVLITVGMATLVLYTRLSDNEQRYQDTVKSLNGITYSINLQINYGNGTKVWLNNTRIPIGFNLLNETMLITNGRMKTTYYPQYQAYYINSINGVGGEPTKPSWAWITWHYNEQSRKWETYETGADRVYPKNGDIISWYYEDTSNYPNYTPPS from the coding sequence ATGAGCGAACGCTCCTGGAAGATGACCAGCTTCTTACTACTAGCAGTACTAATCACAGTGGGAATGGCTACTCTAGTCCTCTACACACGGCTCAGCGACAACGAACAAAGATATCAAGACACAGTGAAATCACTCAACGGAATAACCTACAGCATCAATCTTCAGATCAACTACGGGAACGGAACAAAAGTTTGGCTAAACAACACCCGCATCCCAATCGGCTTCAACCTCCTCAACGAAACCATGCTGATCACCAATGGAAGGATGAAGACTACATACTACCCGCAGTACCAAGCATACTACATAAACTCGATTAACGGAGTCGGAGGAGAACCAACGAAACCGAGCTGGGCCTGGATAACTTGGCACTACAACGAACAGTCAAGAAAATGGGAAACATACGAAACCGGCGCAGATCGCGTATACCCGAAGAACGGAGATATCATTTCATGGTACTACGAGGACACATCAAACTACCCGAACTACACACCACCAAGCTAA
- the nikR gene encoding nickel-responsive transcriptional regulator NikR produces the protein MVSKVARMSVSTPRPLLEEFDEVVTQMGFDRSKAVQRAMKNFITEHKWTRSKAKTVAGAVIFIYNHETSRLDEQLTDIQHRYASTINSTLHLHLGSEDCLQIVAVKGSSEKIQGLSQEISVKRGVKQLKQAIVAP, from the coding sequence ATGGTCTCTAAAGTGGCGAGGATGAGCGTTTCGACGCCTAGACCTCTTCTAGAAGAGTTTGATGAGGTAGTGACACAGATGGGTTTCGACCGCTCTAAAGCTGTTCAACGGGCGATGAAGAACTTCATCACTGAGCACAAATGGACGCGAAGCAAAGCAAAGACAGTCGCGGGGGCTGTGATCTTCATCTATAATCACGAGACAAGCCGGTTAGATGAGCAACTCACAGATATTCAGCACCGCTATGCGTCTACAATTAACTCGACTCTGCACCTTCATTTGGGCAGCGAGGATTGTCTGCAGATTGTGGCTGTGAAAGGTTCTTCTGAGAAGATTCAAGGGCTTTCGCAGGAGATATCTGTGAAGCGCGGTGTTAAGCAGCTTAAACAGGCTATTGTGGCCCCTTAA